From a single Polynucleobacter asymbioticus QLW-P1DMWA-1 genomic region:
- the ald gene encoding alanine dehydrogenase, which produces MIIGVPQEVKNNEFRVGLTPGNVSGLCKQGHTVLVQRGAGEQIGLSDESYRMAGASLINSSAEVFQKAEMIVKVKEPQPQECAMLREDQILFTYLHLAPDPKQTQALIRSGATCIAYETVTAMNGALPLLAPMSEVAGRMSIQAAASHLEKTNGGLGVLMAGVPGVSPAKIVILGAGVVGRNALQMAVGMGADVCIFDRDIERLRQIDMFYGNRVRTFYSDNLLIEQEVCEADVVIGAVLLPGGAAPKLVTREMVKKMKSGAVIVDVAIDQGGCFETSKPTTHADPTFLVDGVLHYCVANMPGAVARTSTFALTNATFPFVEALANRGVMKALSIDHHLRNGLNVHKGVLTSKPVAQAQGLEFSIAEELLVA; this is translated from the coding sequence ATGATTATTGGAGTTCCACAAGAAGTAAAAAATAACGAGTTCCGGGTAGGTTTAACTCCTGGCAATGTCAGTGGTCTATGTAAACAAGGCCATACGGTCTTAGTGCAAAGAGGCGCAGGCGAGCAAATTGGCTTAAGTGATGAATCATATCGAATGGCTGGTGCTTCGCTAATCAATAGTTCTGCTGAGGTCTTTCAAAAAGCAGAGATGATTGTGAAGGTAAAGGAGCCACAGCCGCAGGAGTGTGCAATGTTGCGTGAAGATCAAATTCTCTTTACGTATTTACATCTAGCACCTGATCCAAAACAAACCCAAGCCTTGATTCGTTCCGGGGCTACCTGCATTGCCTATGAGACTGTTACTGCAATGAATGGCGCATTACCCTTATTGGCACCAATGAGTGAAGTAGCAGGGCGTATGTCGATTCAGGCTGCCGCCTCTCATCTTGAAAAAACCAATGGTGGACTGGGTGTCTTAATGGCTGGAGTACCGGGGGTATCGCCTGCCAAGATTGTCATTCTGGGGGCAGGAGTGGTCGGTCGTAATGCTCTGCAGATGGCAGTCGGTATGGGAGCGGATGTGTGCATCTTTGATCGAGATATTGAACGATTGCGGCAAATTGATATGTTCTACGGCAATCGGGTGCGCACTTTTTATTCCGATAATTTGTTGATTGAGCAGGAGGTATGTGAGGCTGATGTGGTGATCGGAGCTGTATTGTTACCCGGTGGAGCCGCTCCTAAATTGGTGACACGAGAGATGGTAAAGAAAATGAAATCTGGCGCTGTGATTGTCGATGTTGCGATTGATCAAGGCGGCTGTTTTGAAACTTCCAAACCTACCACGCATGCGGACCCCACATTTTTAGTAGACGGGGTTTTGCATTACTGTGTTGCCAATATGCCTGGCGCTGTTGCACGAACCTCAACCTTTGCTTTGACTAATGCCACATTCCCATTTGTTGAGGCTTTAGCGAATCGAGGGGTGATGAAAGCCTTGTCAATCGACCATCACCTGCGAAATGGCTTAAACGTGCATAAAGGCGTTTTGACTTCCAAGCCAGTAGCACAAGCTCAGGGCCTGGAGTTTTCGATAGCAGAGGAGCTATTGGTGGCATAG
- a CDS encoding TMEM165/GDT1 family protein has product MDFSALTLSAGVVALAEMGDKTQLLSLMLAARYPKQALAIICGIFIATIANHACAALLGHWLTTLVSPDAMRWILGGSFLGIGLWLLVPDHIDDAADSKVADQALQVFFLTVVLFFLAEMGDKTQIATIALGAKYSDVFSVTVGTTLGMMLANAPAVWVGQKFTKRMPIKWVHAVAAVTFIAIGIATLTWS; this is encoded by the coding sequence ATGGATTTTTCTGCCTTAACCCTCTCCGCTGGAGTAGTTGCTTTAGCGGAGATGGGTGATAAAACCCAACTTCTGTCACTCATGTTGGCTGCGCGCTATCCAAAGCAGGCGTTGGCCATTATCTGCGGCATTTTTATTGCCACCATTGCTAATCATGCATGTGCTGCGCTACTTGGACATTGGCTGACTACCTTGGTATCGCCTGATGCAATGCGTTGGATATTAGGCGGAAGCTTTCTGGGTATTGGTCTATGGCTACTGGTACCAGACCACATTGATGATGCTGCCGATTCAAAGGTAGCTGATCAGGCGCTCCAGGTATTTTTTCTGACGGTAGTGTTGTTTTTCTTGGCGGAGATGGGAGATAAAACCCAAATCGCTACTATTGCCTTGGGTGCAAAATACTCGGATGTATTCTCCGTAACTGTTGGCACCACATTGGGGATGATGTTAGCTAATGCCCCAGCAGTCTGGGTCGGTCAAAAATTTACCAAGCGGATGCCCATTAAATGGGTGCATGCAGTGGCTGCTGTTACCTTTATTGCGATTGGTATAGCTACCCTAACGTGGAGCTGA
- the pepN gene encoding aminopeptidase N, producing MKTDLPQSFRRLEYRPPVYTFDQVELDIALDPARTIVKSRIDVLPGKGFVAGAPLVLVGQDLEFVSLRINGDAHRHFELTPETLSIHSLPNEGKDPFILEIISICVPEKNTTLMGLYVSNGNFFTQCEAEGFRKITYFLDRPDVMARYRVTLQAREAQCPVLLSNGNLLKTEKLPNGWHSATWEDPFPKPSYLFALVAGKLECIEETITTSSGAKKLLQIWVEPHDLKKTRHAMDSLIASIHWDEKRFGLELDLERFMIVAVSDFNMGAMENKGLNVFNTKFVLAQPETATDADFANIESVVAHEYFHNWTGNRVTCQDWFQLSLKEGLTVFRDQEFSADQMGSESGRAVKRIEDVRLLRQMQFPEDAGPMAHPIRPDEYQEINNFYTVTVYEKGSEVVRMYQTLLGREGFRKGMDLYFKRHDGQAVTCDDFLAAMADANHRDLTQFKNWYSQAGTPRVKVQEHYDATKKQYQLTLSQSCAPSPGQPDKKPFHIPLKIRLITSGNEQVEKLLELTEPEQSWTFDNISERPVLSINRDFSAPIQLEFDQSEADLLTLFSGDDDPFSRWEAGQKLAMQMILGNRLPDAKLIEAYRTLLMDPQLDPAFKELALTLPAETYLYEQCKSVDPQQIFTARRAFRKEIAKQLQLEWAALYQQNQTPGPFKPDAVSAGKRALKNLALSMLLEADPKTWAPMAVNQYQTADNMTDRYAALSALVIHGAKEANECLADFFNRFANDALVIDKWFALQSSRPPVEGLELTLSDVKHLREHPAFKLNNPNRARSVIHAFCANNPASFHQPDGSGYAFWVESVLALDAINPQVAARLARALDRWRLFAEPYQSKMKAALEQVAACQTLSPDVREVIGKALGN from the coding sequence ATGAAAACTGATCTGCCACAGAGCTTTCGTCGGCTCGAATATCGTCCCCCTGTATATACCTTTGACCAAGTAGAACTGGATATTGCTCTAGATCCGGCGCGAACGATAGTTAAAAGTCGTATCGATGTATTGCCAGGCAAAGGCTTTGTCGCTGGTGCGCCATTGGTATTGGTAGGTCAAGATTTAGAGTTTGTGAGTTTGCGAATCAATGGTGATGCACATCGCCATTTTGAACTCACTCCTGAAACCCTCTCGATCCATTCCTTACCAAATGAAGGTAAAGACCCATTCATCTTGGAAATTATTTCTATTTGTGTTCCTGAGAAAAATACTACCTTAATGGGTTTGTATGTTTCTAATGGAAACTTTTTTACGCAATGTGAGGCAGAAGGATTCAGAAAGATTACCTACTTTTTAGATCGTCCAGATGTCATGGCGCGTTATCGCGTGACTCTTCAGGCGCGAGAAGCGCAGTGCCCAGTTCTTCTATCGAATGGTAATTTGTTGAAAACAGAAAAGCTGCCGAACGGTTGGCATAGCGCTACTTGGGAAGACCCATTTCCAAAGCCTTCTTACTTATTCGCATTAGTCGCCGGTAAATTAGAGTGTATAGAAGAAACCATTACCACTAGTAGCGGCGCTAAGAAGCTACTGCAAATTTGGGTTGAGCCTCATGACTTGAAGAAAACTCGTCATGCGATGGATTCTTTAATTGCTTCGATTCACTGGGATGAGAAGCGCTTTGGTTTGGAGTTGGATTTAGAGCGTTTCATGATTGTGGCCGTGAGTGATTTCAATATGGGTGCAATGGAGAACAAGGGATTAAATGTTTTTAATACCAAGTTTGTTCTTGCTCAACCTGAGACTGCAACTGATGCTGATTTTGCCAATATTGAAAGTGTCGTTGCCCATGAATACTTCCATAACTGGACGGGTAATCGAGTCACTTGCCAAGACTGGTTTCAACTATCCCTCAAAGAAGGGTTAACCGTATTTAGGGACCAAGAGTTTTCTGCTGATCAAATGGGCAGCGAGTCTGGACGGGCGGTTAAGCGCATCGAAGATGTTAGATTGCTGCGTCAAATGCAATTTCCTGAGGATGCGGGTCCAATGGCCCATCCGATCCGCCCGGATGAATATCAAGAAATTAATAACTTTTATACCGTAACGGTTTATGAAAAGGGTTCCGAGGTTGTTCGTATGTATCAAACCCTCCTGGGGCGGGAAGGTTTCCGCAAGGGTATGGACCTATATTTCAAACGCCACGATGGTCAAGCGGTAACCTGCGATGACTTTCTTGCAGCAATGGCCGATGCCAATCATCGAGACCTTACTCAATTTAAAAATTGGTATAGCCAAGCTGGCACCCCGCGTGTGAAGGTGCAAGAGCATTACGACGCTACTAAAAAACAATATCAACTCACATTAAGCCAATCCTGTGCTCCAAGCCCAGGCCAGCCTGATAAAAAACCTTTTCATATTCCATTGAAGATACGTTTGATTACTTCTGGCAATGAGCAAGTTGAGAAATTGCTTGAATTAACAGAGCCTGAGCAGTCTTGGACCTTTGATAATATTTCTGAACGGCCAGTGCTTTCGATTAACCGTGATTTTTCTGCCCCCATTCAGCTCGAATTTGACCAGAGTGAAGCAGATCTATTGACCTTGTTCTCGGGCGATGATGATCCTTTTAGCCGCTGGGAAGCGGGTCAAAAGTTGGCCATGCAAATGATATTGGGTAACCGCTTGCCCGATGCAAAACTCATTGAGGCATATCGCACTCTCTTGATGGATCCCCAGTTAGATCCTGCCTTTAAAGAGTTGGCATTAACCTTGCCGGCAGAAACCTATTTGTATGAGCAATGTAAAAGCGTAGACCCACAACAAATCTTTACTGCTCGCCGCGCTTTTCGTAAGGAGATCGCTAAGCAATTGCAGTTGGAGTGGGCTGCCCTGTATCAGCAAAACCAAACACCAGGACCGTTTAAGCCAGATGCAGTCAGTGCCGGAAAGCGTGCACTGAAAAATCTCGCCTTGAGCATGCTTTTGGAGGCGGATCCTAAAACTTGGGCGCCAATGGCAGTGAACCAGTATCAAACTGCTGACAATATGACAGATCGCTATGCAGCTTTGTCAGCACTCGTGATTCATGGTGCAAAAGAAGCAAACGAATGTCTTGCAGACTTCTTTAATCGCTTTGCGAATGATGCTTTGGTAATCGATAAATGGTTTGCATTGCAATCTAGTCGGCCACCAGTAGAGGGCTTGGAATTGACTTTAAGTGATGTAAAGCATTTACGCGAACATCCAGCCTTTAAGTTAAATAATCCAAATCGTGCCCGTAGTGTTATTCATGCTTTCTGCGCCAATAATCCAGCGAGCTTTCATCAGCCCGACGGCAGTGGTTATGCGTTTTGGGTGGAGAGCGTATTAGCCTTAGATGCGATCAACCCGCAGGTAGCCGCTCGTCTTGCCAGAGCTTTGGATCGCTGGCGTTTATTTGCTGAGCCCTACCAAAGCAAGATGAAAGCCGCTCTAGAGCAGGTTGCAGCTTGTCAAACCTTGTCTCCCGACGTCAGAGAGGTGATTGGCAAGGCTTTGGGTAATTGA
- a CDS encoding class 1 fructose-bisphosphatase has product MSSSTHTNFKQYLAAVKPQGEAAPAGLQELLIAVTQTCSTLSHEVAQGALIGLLGSAGTGNVQGEVQQKLDIIANDLLIEGVQGCKSLAGLASEEMELPVPVQGTGDYLLLFDPLDGSSNIDVNVSIGTIFSILKKQDPQAPLQTADFLLSGRHQVAAGYVVYGPQTTMALTLGDGVVMFTLNKVTGEFLLIKDAVTIAHSTKEFAINMSNMRHWADPVKRYVEECLAGVGGAREKDFNMRWIASMVADVHRVLSRGGVFMYPWDQREPHKPGKLRLMYEANPMSFLVEQAGGASTNGTQLIMDLQPTDLHERVSVMLGSKEEIDRLQHYHSSLA; this is encoded by the coding sequence TTGTCTTCTAGTACCCATACCAATTTCAAGCAATATTTGGCTGCAGTTAAACCTCAGGGTGAAGCTGCACCTGCAGGCCTTCAAGAGCTCCTGATTGCTGTGACGCAAACTTGCTCCACCTTGAGTCATGAAGTGGCGCAAGGCGCCTTAATCGGTTTATTAGGATCTGCTGGTACCGGTAATGTTCAAGGTGAAGTTCAGCAGAAGCTAGACATCATTGCTAATGATTTATTAATCGAGGGTGTGCAGGGATGTAAATCGCTTGCTGGACTGGCCTCTGAAGAGATGGAGCTACCAGTTCCAGTGCAAGGTACCGGTGACTATCTCTTGTTATTTGATCCATTGGATGGTTCATCTAATATTGATGTCAATGTTTCCATTGGCACGATTTTTTCTATCCTAAAAAAACAAGATCCTCAAGCACCATTGCAGACAGCAGACTTTTTATTGTCAGGACGTCACCAAGTGGCTGCAGGCTATGTGGTCTACGGCCCACAAACCACGATGGCATTGACATTGGGTGATGGCGTTGTGATGTTCACTCTAAATAAAGTGACTGGTGAGTTCTTATTAATTAAAGATGCTGTCACTATTGCGCATTCCACTAAAGAGTTCGCGATCAATATGTCAAACATGCGTCATTGGGCTGATCCAGTAAAACGGTATGTAGAGGAATGTTTAGCTGGAGTGGGTGGCGCACGTGAAAAAGATTTCAATATGCGTTGGATTGCTTCCATGGTGGCAGATGTGCATCGCGTGCTTTCTCGCGGCGGTGTCTTTATGTATCCATGGGATCAACGTGAGCCGCATAAACCCGGAAAGCTGCGCTTGATGTATGAAGCCAATCCTATGAGCTTCTTAGTGGAGCAGGCTGGAGGCGCTTCAACTAATGGCACACAATTGATTATGGATTTACAGCCAACGGACTTGCATGAGCGCGTTTCTGTCATGCTCGGCTCCAAAGAAGAGATTGATCGTCTACAGCACTATCACTCATCATTGGCATAG